A section of the Streptomyces sp. Je 1-369 genome encodes:
- a CDS encoding PTS glucose transporter subunit IIA: MTSVSSPLAGRAIGLSAVPDPVFSGAMVGPGTAIDPAREPSEAVSPVDGIVVSLHPHAFVVVDDQGHGVLTHLGIDTVQLNGEGFELLVNKGDTVQRGQAVVRWDPSAVEAAGKSPVCPIVALEATAESLSDLIEDGEVKAGDALFSWK; the protein is encoded by the coding sequence ATGACCAGTGTTTCGTCCCCGCTTGCAGGACGTGCCATTGGGCTCTCCGCAGTACCGGATCCCGTGTTCTCAGGCGCCATGGTCGGGCCCGGCACGGCTATTGATCCCGCGCGTGAGCCCTCTGAGGCCGTCTCTCCCGTGGACGGCATCGTCGTCTCTCTTCATCCCCACGCCTTCGTGGTGGTCGACGACCAGGGTCACGGCGTGCTGACGCACCTCGGTATCGACACCGTCCAGCTCAACGGCGAGGGCTTCGAGCTCCTCGTCAACAAGGGTGACACCGTGCAGCGCGGCCAGGCCGTCGTGCGCTGGGACCCGTCGGCCGTCGAGGCCGCCGGCAAGTCCCCGGTGTGCCCCATCGTGGCCCTCGAGGCCACCGCCGAGTCCCTCTCCGACCTCATCGAGGACGGCGAAGTGAAGGCCGGCGACGCTCTCTTCAGCTGGAAGTGA
- the ptsP gene encoding phosphoenolpyruvate--protein phosphotransferase, whose product METTLRGVGVSHGVAVGEVRHMGTAVLEPPAKQIPAEEAGREQGRARQAVEAVAADLNARGNLAGGEAQAVLEAQAMIAQDPELMSDVDRRITVGSTAERAVYDAFSHYRELLAGAGEYMAGRVADLDDVRNRIVARLLGVPMPGVPDSDQPYVLIARDLAPADTALLDPALVLGFVTEEGGPTSHSAILARALGVPAVVALPGAGELAEGTVVAVDGSTGEIFVDPSAEKREQLEAAAAARKAALAASSGPGATSDGHKVPLLANVGGPADVPAAVEAGAEGVGLFRTEFLFLDDSTKAPSEEKQVEAYRKVLEAFPEGRVVVRVLDAGADKPLDFLTPADEPNPALGVRGLRSLLDHPEVLRTQLTALAKAVEGLPVYLEVMAPMVADRADAKAFADACREAGLQAKFGAMVEIPSAALRARSILQEVEFLSLGTNDLAQYAFAADRQVGAVSRLQDPWQPALLDLVALSAEAASAEGKSCGVCGEAASDPLLACVLTGLGVTSLSMGAASIPYVRATLGKYTLAQCERAASAARAADSAEEARKAAQAVLSGE is encoded by the coding sequence ATGGAGACAACGCTGCGAGGCGTCGGCGTCAGCCACGGTGTGGCGGTCGGCGAGGTTCGGCACATGGGCACGGCGGTTCTCGAGCCGCCGGCGAAGCAGATTCCCGCGGAGGAGGCCGGGCGCGAACAGGGGCGTGCTCGCCAGGCCGTGGAAGCTGTGGCGGCCGACCTGAATGCGCGCGGCAATCTGGCCGGTGGCGAGGCCCAGGCGGTGCTCGAGGCGCAGGCCATGATCGCTCAGGACCCGGAGCTCATGTCCGACGTCGACCGGCGCATCACCGTCGGCAGCACGGCCGAGCGCGCTGTCTACGACGCGTTCTCCCACTACCGCGAACTGCTGGCCGGTGCCGGTGAGTACATGGCCGGTCGAGTGGCGGACCTCGACGACGTGCGCAACCGCATCGTCGCGCGGCTGCTGGGCGTTCCGATGCCGGGTGTGCCGGACAGCGACCAGCCCTACGTACTGATCGCGCGTGACCTCGCGCCCGCGGACACCGCGCTGCTCGACCCTGCTCTGGTGCTCGGTTTCGTCACCGAAGAGGGTGGGCCGACCAGCCACAGTGCGATCCTCGCGCGTGCGCTCGGTGTACCGGCCGTGGTCGCGCTGCCGGGCGCCGGCGAGCTCGCCGAGGGCACGGTCGTGGCCGTGGACGGCAGCACCGGAGAGATCTTCGTGGACCCGAGTGCGGAGAAGCGGGAGCAGCTCGAGGCCGCCGCTGCCGCGCGCAAGGCCGCGCTGGCCGCGTCGTCCGGTCCCGGTGCGACGTCCGACGGGCACAAGGTGCCGCTGCTCGCCAACGTCGGCGGTCCCGCCGACGTGCCGGCCGCCGTCGAGGCGGGGGCCGAGGGTGTCGGTCTGTTCCGTACCGAGTTCCTGTTCCTTGACGACAGCACGAAGGCGCCGTCGGAGGAGAAGCAGGTCGAGGCGTACCGCAAGGTGCTGGAGGCCTTCCCCGAGGGCCGTGTCGTCGTGCGTGTGCTGGATGCCGGTGCCGACAAGCCGCTGGACTTCCTGACGCCGGCCGACGAGCCCAACCCGGCGCTCGGTGTGCGCGGGCTGCGCTCGCTGCTCGACCACCCCGAGGTGCTGCGGACGCAGCTGACCGCGCTGGCCAAGGCCGTCGAGGGGCTGCCCGTCTACCTCGAGGTCATGGCGCCGATGGTGGCGGACCGTGCTGACGCCAAGGCGTTCGCGGACGCGTGCCGTGAGGCGGGGCTGCAGGCGAAGTTCGGTGCGATGGTCGAGATTCCGTCGGCCGCGCTGCGGGCGCGCTCGATCCTTCAGGAGGTCGAGTTCCTCTCGCTGGGCACCAATGACCTCGCTCAGTACGCCTTCGCCGCCGACCGGCAGGTAGGCGCGGTGTCCCGGCTGCAGGACCCGTGGCAGCCCGCGCTGCTCGACCTGGTCGCGCTGTCGGCGGAAGCGGCGAGCGCCGAGGGCAAGAGCTGTGGCGTGTGTGGCGAGGCGGCTTCCGACCCGCTGCTCGCGTGTGTGCTGACCGGTCTGGGTGTCACCTCCCTGTCGATGGGTGCGGCGTCCATTCCTTACGTGCGTGCGACGCTCGGCAAGTACACGCTGGCGCAGTGCGAGCGTGCCGCGTCGGCGGCGCGTGCCGCGGACAGTGCGGAAGAGGCTCGTAAGGCCGCGCAGGCGGTGCTGTCGGGCGAGTAG